In one window of Calypte anna isolate BGI_N300 chromosome 1, bCalAnn1_v1.p, whole genome shotgun sequence DNA:
- the KERA gene encoding keratocan has translation MTLKVYTSFFLLVLVNSVWSRTVRQVYDDLGPDHWSHFTSECPRECFCPPSFPNALYCDNKGLKEIPPIPARIWYLYLQNNLIETVSEKPFVNATHLRWINLNKNKITNSGIENGALSKLKRLLYLFLEDNELEEVPAPLPVGLEQLRLARNKISRIPEGVFSNLENLTMLDLHQNSLLDSALQSDTFQGLSNLMQLNIAKNSLKKMPLSLPANTLQLFLDNNSIEVIPENYFTAIPKVTFLRLNYNKLSDAGIPSSGFNASSILDLQLSHNQLTKIPPINAHLEHLHLDHNRIRSVNGTQICPVSIAVAEDYGFHGNIPRLRYLRLDGNEIQPPIPLDIMICFRLLQAVVI, from the exons ATGACTCTAAAAGTCTACACAAGCTTTTTTCTCTTGGTCTTGGTCAATTCTGTGTGGTCTCGAACTGTGAGGCAAGTATATGATGATCTGGGTCCTGACCATTGGTCTCACTTCACTTCTGAGTGTCCACGAGAGTGCTTTTGTCCTCCCAGTTTCCCCAATGCATTATACTGTGATAACAAAGGACTTAAAGAAATACCTCCAATCCCAGCAAGAATTTGGTATCTCTATCTTCAAAACAACCTAATTGAAACAGTTTCAGAGAAGCCTTTTGTGAACGCCACTCATCTGAGATGGATAAACCTGAATAAGAATAAGATCACCAACAGTGGAATCGAGAACGGTGCGCTGAGCAAGCTGAAAAGGctgctttatttattccttGAAGACAATGAATTGGAAGAGGTGCCTGCCCCGTTACCAGTGGGGCTGGAACAGCTAAGGCTGGCAAGGAATAAAATCTCCAGAATCCCAGAAGGAGTCTTCAGCAACTTGGAAAACCTGACTATGTTAGATCTGCACCAGAACAGTTTGTTGGACAGCGCTCTTCAAAGTGACACCTTCCAGGGACTCAGCAATCTCATGCAACTCAACATAGCAAAAAATTCACTCAAGAAAATGCCTTTAAGCCTTCCAGCTAACACACTGCAGCTGTTTCTGGACAACAACTCCATTGAAGTAATACCAGAAAATTACTTCACTGCAATACCCAAAGTGACTTTCCTTAGGCTGAACTACAATAAGTTATCTGATGCTGGTATTCCCTCCAGTGGGTTTAATGCATCATCTATTCTAGATCTACAGCTGTCTCACAACCAGCTCACTAAAATTCCACCAATCAATGCTCATCTTGAGCACCTTCACCTTGATCACAACAGGATCAGAA GTGTCAATGGTACTCAAATATGCCCAGTCTCAATTGCTGTAGCAGAAGACTATGGTTTCCATGGCAACATCCCTCGCCTTCGATACCTTCGCCTGGATGGAAATGAAATTCAACCTCCAATCCCCCTGGACATCATGATATGTTTCCGACTACTTCAAGCTGTTGTCATATAA